The sequence below is a genomic window from Montipora capricornis isolate CH-2021 chromosome 14, ASM3666992v2, whole genome shotgun sequence.
AGTGcctgtattcctattccagaatacggtcaaaGATTTCCACCTGGGATTCTTCTCTTTTTCATCCAGCACAAACTAAACAAATTTCGTTTTCGTACAATAACTGTCACTAGCCCTGTAActataacagcaaaacagatcAATACAAAGACAAAATGTTGTGTTAAAAATGTGTAAACAACACACCAACAGAAATTAGTCGAAATATTAAGTTTATTGGCTTCTAGAAATTTGCTTTCTATGTAATAAAAATCCGAGCTGCTATATTTATGTCCCAAAGCAAGCAAGCAATTCCACGTACACATGTGGAAGGAAAGGTGTCGATTTCTTATAAAAAATCCAGGAATATTTACAGGCTTTAGACCAATATCGCTTGCCAAGACTCCCAAATAAGCGTCTTCTACAGGAAATACCTTCCATCTCCTCATGTTTTGGAGTAAAGAGAACATCGCATCAGAAGATAGCACGTAAAATGCTCCAGAGGGATATAGCGGGAAGCGAGGTTCAGGATAACAGTCAAAAGACACAATATTAGGACCAGAAATACGTTCAACTAAAGCTCCTAAATCCTTGAGATAAAAGGCCCCTCTCGTCATATATCCCCCGTAAAATTGACCCTTTCCAAAGTTACTAAGCCAGAGCATCAAATGTGGTAAGCGTATATACACATCATCGTCTGCCTTTAGAATAAAGCGCGGGTTTAACTGTCTGTGCGTGACAGCCCAACGAAAGGCGGAAAGAACTTTCATCACTAAATTTTTGTAGCTGTCGATGCTGCTGAACTGCAATATATCGTTAAAGAGCTCTGCCTCTCGCTTGATTTCGTTTTCGCTGGGCCCATCGCCATTTTTAGCACTTCCTAAAACGAAGACATGTCTCCACCAAATATTAGCGCTAGTTTGTTTTAACCACGTATTCCGAATGGCATCCCGCTTCTCCGAGAAGAACCTCCTGTTCACTCCAGAAATGACGAGAACAAACATAAATAAATCTGACTCCAGTCCTGAGAGAGAAGGTTCCACGACGACAGAAGGGAAAGAGAAATTAAGTTGTGTACAAGACGACGAGTAAACATCAGAGATCATGATGGAAGAATTGGCTTGTCTTTTGTTGCGGACATCATCGGACAGGACTTTCAGTCCATTTCTTGGGTTGACGTTCGCACATTCACGATCGTACGAATCTGAACGTTGCGAGAAGGAAAGCAGCAAAGTCAAAATGGAAAGACATATTCCAAACCAAACAATTTCTCGTTTCTTTATCCAGTGGGACGGCATGGCATTTCTTGACCTTCGTGCTGTTTTCGAAATGATAATCGTGTTCGAAGCTGTGAGAACCTCAGCGGCATTCTCTGAAGAACGAGTCGGAATACAATACGAGCATCAAGGGTTGAAACGCAGCGCATCATGGGATAGGCTGTCCAGAAAAGTGTGTTGAATGCCAGCCATACTGAATATGTCCTGTTTCAGATCGCGTCTCTTTACCCCCGATTCATACTGCATTTTTCCACTGAAATTCCTCCTTTAGCCGTTGCATATTGGTCAGTAGGGACCTTAAGAGGCCCTGActgtaaatatcgagaatccgccgacagttgcaaaatttcataatttattttattctaccCAAAAGA
It includes:
- the LOC138032113 gene encoding beta-1,3-galactosyltransferase 1-like, translating into MPSHWIKKREIVWFGICLSILTLLLSFSQRSDSYDRECANVNPRNGLKVLSDDVRNKRQANSSIMISDVYSSSCTQLNFSFPSVVVEPSLSGLESDLFMFVLVISGVNRRFFSEKRDAIRNTWLKQTSANIWWRHVFVLGSAKNGDGPSENEIKREAELFNDILQFSSIDSYKNLVMKVLSAFRWAVTHRQLNPRFILKADDDVYIRLPHLMLWLSNFGKGQFYGGYMTRGAFYLKDLGALVERISGPNIVSFDCYPEPRFPLYPSGAFYVLSSDAMFSLLQNMRRWKVFPVEDAYLGVLASDIGLKPVNIPGFFIRNRHLSFHMCTWNCLLALGHKYSSSDFYYIESKFLEANKLNISTNFCWCVVYTFLTQHFVFVLICFAVIVTGLVTVIVRKRNLFSLCWMKKRRIPGGNL